In Vitis riparia cultivar Riparia Gloire de Montpellier isolate 1030 chromosome 19, EGFV_Vit.rip_1.0, whole genome shotgun sequence, the following proteins share a genomic window:
- the LOC117909028 gene encoding probable disease resistance protein At5g47250: MDQQQATFEHLQQSIDRIESRQKKKKFVLIFDDVWEVYAPREVGIPIEVDGGKLIITTRSKDVCLKIGCKEIIKVEPLYEEEAWELFNKTLERYNALSQKEEEIVKDIVKECASLPLAIVTTARSMSVVYDIVEWRNALNELREHVKGHTIDMENDVFKILEFSYNLLNDEKLQECLLYCALFPEDYEIRRVSLIKYWIPKGLVEEMGSRQAERDKRHAILNKLENVFVGKM; encoded by the exons ATGGATCAGCAGCAGGCTACATTCGAGCATCTCCAGCAGAGCATTGATCGCATTGAGAGTCGTCAG aaaaaaaagaaatttgttctTATATTTGATGATGTATGGGAAGTTTATGCTCCACGGGAGGTTGGAATTCCAATTGAAGTTGATGGAGGAAAACTCATAATAACCACCAGATCAAAGGATGTGTGCCTAAAAATAGGGTGCAAAGAAATCATCAAAGTGGAACCGCTTTATGAGGAAGAAGCATGGGAGCTTTTCAACAAAACACTTGAACGGTACAATGCACTTagccaaaaagaagaagaaatagtcAAAGATATTGTCAAGGAATGTGCGAGTTTACCTCTTGCCATTGTCACAACAGCGAGAAGTATGAGTGTTGTGTATGACATTGTTGAATGGAGGAATGCATTGAATGAATTGAGGGAACATGTTAAAGGGCACACAATTGACATGGAAAATgatgtatttaaaatattggaattcaGCTACAATCTCTTGAATGATGAAAAACTTCAAGAATGTTTATTGTATTGTGCATTATTTCCTGAAGATTATGAGATTAGAAGGGTATCTTTGATCAAATACTGGATTCCTAAGGGGTTGGTAGAAGAAATGGGAAGTAGGCAGGCAGAACGTGATAAAAGACATGCAATACTAAACAAACTTGAAAATGTGTTTGttggaaaaatgtga